CAGCTTCTAAGCCTATGAATAATGGACATGGAGGCTTTCCAAAAAATAATGGACATGGTggcttttcaaaaaataatggaCATGGAGGTGTTAGAGTACAGAAGCCAGTTGCTCAAGGTCACCATGATATGAAGAGTTTTGAAATAAAGCTTGGTCCTCCTCAAGGAAAGTATAGGCCAGGTGCATAATGGAGTTACAAGAGAGTATTATGTAGACATAATCCATCTTCTTAATTATATCAATCATTTTGTTGCTATTTATCTTCTCTGTTTTTCTCTGTCTCTTAGATTTCCAAGTGCAAGATGAAATGTATAATtatcttttctatttcttttttgcATACCAATGTTTTATTATGGATTGTGAAAGTAAAAACAATGtaaacatttagaaataattaaattaaaattgatggaTTGATTGGATTGAAAATTATGGTTGTCTTAAAttaaagtaatatatatatatatatatatatatatatatatatatatatatatatatatatatatatacacacggggtttgctagaacacactcactagtttttatgtgggagtgttttagcaaagctacaccttaaggtttatttaaccactttttagttattcacttgctaaaatactccttctaaaaaataagtgggtgtattctagcattTCAGAAAATTAATGTCATTTGATTTGGTTCTTAATTAAGTGAAAGAAAGAATTAGtgcatcacaaaaaaaaaaaaaaaaatacacctaCTAACAACAACTAGTTAGATTTTCTTGTTTAAATTAAAGTTCAAAAAGTACATTAGATTAACATATGGTGTACAACAAAGACTGATTTGGCTGGCGATCCACAAGACCCTAATTGCCTGTGTTTATTATTTCGCACAATTTCACAGTTAAATCTTGACCATTAGTTTGAGATCAAACGGCTCAAATTACATATTCATTAAATCAATTTAAACCAATCTCAACTACTGATTTAGATCGAACGGTCTATGTACAATCTAAATCAACAACTTTGTGAccaaagaaaaattattcaGCCATAAATTCAAaatggaaaacacaaaatcatagTTGCTTTATACAAACTCAATGTTAGTTGTTTTATACAAACTAAATGTATCATTGCAAATGTacataagatatatatatatagtacacATATATAGTACAAGTTTTCAATGTTCCCCGCTATTAAAAAATGGGGGAAAGAAACAGAAcaaaaattgaagagagatTGACAAGAGTTTAACGTTGTTGATTGTCAAGTTTGGCTGAAGTGTCATATATAGCTCCAATTTCCCAACTCTGTGAATCAAATGGTGTTGCATTGTATAAATAGGCAATGTAATTCCATGAATTGGACTTTTGTGAAATTAGTGGAGTTAAAGCTTTCTACAGTGCCGTTCTGGTTTTGGATATCTTTAATGTCTGAATTACCACTTCAAGATTTTGGCACAAGGGCAGATCCAGACGTTTCTCTTGAACTGTATTCTGAGCTGTACATATCAAATTCAGAGTCAGCAAAACTTCCATTAGCCATCCTTTTGAATCTCATAATGTCTTCATTATATTGCCCAGAATCATAAATTGTGCTCTGACCAAATTTCACCCCATTTGATAGATCATATAGTTGATCTCCACTGTCCAAGGCCCTTGCAATCTGATAAAAACCAAGTAAATGATTACTAAATTATGATGAATAAAAGTCCATGTTTAATGGCTTAAATTTATTCAGGTTTCGAACCTCTACAGCTGCAGTTGTAGGAACGGTTAGGTTTAGACATAAACCCCTAGagttgtttctctctctaaatatAATGATTCCTGCTGATGCAACACCATACTGCAGTAGTAGAGGATCCAAGTCCTATAAATTCGAAATTGGAACCTCTACAGCTGCTTTATGGTGCAGCAGCTataaagactgttttgatttaGAGATAAACTTTTACCTGAACCATACGGGGTCGTTTTGGGGCAGAATGGCGAATACATGCTGCAGCTGCCTCAATCATTCTAAACATTTCACTGTCAATATATTGTCGGTGAAGCCTTGGGTCTGCTAGTTCACTAAAGTCACCTGTCTCGATTGCACGAAGGAGAATTGGACGAGCCTGTCAACACaggaaataatattattgatcCATGTCATGAGACACTATAATATATAAGGCTCAACTGAAGTTTTGTAACCCCTTTTATCACTGGCTAAATTGGTCccctttttaaaatttagatatttttttatctcactcaaattttttaattcaaaaatggtGACGTGACAAATCTTTATTGGGTTTATAAAGTCATTTGTATAAATATCGATTTACCTCACTAATTTCACATTAGCAGATTTTATAACAcgtcgataaaaaaaaatccccacATACTACTTTTGGATTCAAAAATACGAGTGAGAGACcaaaaacttgattttgaaaCGAGAACTAATTCTGTGACTGAGTAAGTGAAAATAGAAGCCCAAAATTGCAATTAGGCCAATATATGATGAATCGGGTTCAATAGAACTTTAGTAATTTAGCATTGTAATTTCTACTTGCAATTAAGATGATGATTGATGAATGTTTCTACTATGCAATTAACTAACActtgtaataaataataaaaaggttCATTACATACCCACTCAACCAAACTCTCATCTCCCACAGGCTGGGTTGGATCAACAGGTTTCCTTCCAGTAACAAGTTCAAGAAGAACAACTCCAAATGAGAAAACATCTGATCTATCCGTTAGTTTTCCACTTGTTGCATACTCTGGAGCCATATAGCTGCAAATTGGAgatgaataaaatgaattagAGAGCCTTTTAGTTTATCATTTCAGATTATTTAACACACCCCTAATAAATGTATATCCTTTTCTGCGAAGAACAATAAACATTATGATGAATACATTAACTAATTCTCtcttttaaaagataaatttgtaaaaacaatatcaaTTGTTAACAAATTTAATATCGACTTTCTTAATTCTTGTGATTTAATCTGACGTCGTATATTTTCGGAATGAAGGGAGTACTGCTTTTAATCATATAGGAACCTACCCAAATGTACCCATTACCCTAGTGGATACATGAGTATTTGTATCGTCGGTTAGTCTGGCAAGTCCAAAGTCTGCAACCTGTGTTAGAACAAGGTTAAATTAGGATCCCGGACTTCAATTTAAACAAGGTaccatgaaaaaaatgaaattaactgGTATATTCATAACATACTTGTGCCTCATAAGAATCATCCAAAAGTATATTCGAAGATTTAATATCTCTGTGAATAATCTTTGGGTTGcctagaaaaaataaatatatagacTTTAGCATTTCATAAAATGCAAAATTAcctttcaaatattaaaatacaaaattgaaaTATGGAGCATGGCATAGAAAACATAAACCATGACACAGTGCAAGATATACATATACGTACAGCCTTCGTGCAGATATGCTAGACCCCTTGCAGCACCAATTGCTATCTTCATCCTCTTGGGCCAATCCAAAACATTCCATTGACTTTCTGAAATTACGACACACACAAACAACACAGATATGAGAAACACTTCACAAAAGAAACACATTTCTTAATGTTTGGATCCCTTACAACAGCTGTACGGACCATTAGATCGAATAGTCCCCACACCTGCTGCACCATACAACTGTTGTAGGGATATATTTACGTTCTTAATTTACCcaatgagaagaagaagaagaaaaatgaaactcACGTTACCATGCAAATGTTGATCAAGATTCCCATTAGGAACAAACTCATAAATGAGGACTCTTTGTTGCTCAGCTATACAATAGCCAATCAACGATACCAAATGTCGATGATGAACACGACTAATAGTATCAACCTCTGCTCTGAATTCCCTCTCTCCTTGACCACTACCGGCCTTCAACAACTTAAGTGCTCCGACTCTACCATCGGGCATTAAAGCCTTGTAAACACGCCCAAAACCCCCTTCGCCTATCACGTTTTCACTTGAAAACCCATTAGTAATTTCGAGAATCTGGTCATAACTAAAAAGAATTTGACCACCACTCATTTGTGGTGGTGTTGCTTCTGAAGGACTTCTCAAAGGATGTATTGAACCTCCATTGTTCATATGATTATAACCAAAACCTGGTGATTCTACATAGTAATGCACATCTGCAAAAAGTTAATTGCTCAAgtcaatattattaataattaaaataatagaaatGTCAGCAACAGACTATTTAAAACTACGAAGTATCGACATTTCATAAAGAAGACGTGTCTGACAGGTATCCATATCATAAATCAACACGATATTATTAATGAATGATGACTATGTGTTGATATCAGTGTTATACCTGGAGTTCGTGTTTGTATTGGTATTTCATAGAATTATAACACACTATAATATTGACAATAAATTTAtgtacaaaatattaatttattacctCCTTTCATTTGAGATTTCTTAGGGGGTGGCATACCATGGAAATTCCCTCGcttgtctttcctttttattacgATGACAAAAATGATTGCCATAACGGCGAGAACAAAAATTCCTGCGACAGCGAAACCAATGTATTGTCCTGTATTTTCATGGGAGGAGGAAGATTTGGATAGAGAGTCGCTATTAGAAGGAGAAAAGCTTGGTTT
Above is a genomic segment from Medicago truncatula cultivar Jemalong A17 chromosome 5, MtrunA17r5.0-ANR, whole genome shotgun sequence containing:
- the LOC11406345 gene encoding proline-rich receptor-like protein kinase PERK13 isoform X2, with translation MANENKTNGTSTPLEKVSEKASAPSPSKLSTTKQSDPPEEAPSKSPPPPLAPPPHSPPPPSPSPSPPPPQAQHPPPQAQHPPPQAQHPPPQAQHPPPHSSPPPSKFSPPHSESSPPPTPPSESSPPPTPPSESSTPPTPPSSPSSSPPSPPPQPSDADSPPSQSNSPPSPQVPSAPSPSSQISPPLQNDPSLPQSASISPSSHSKPSFSPSNSDSLSKSSSSHENTGQYIGFAVAGIFVLAVMAIIFVIVIKRKDKRGNFHGMPPPKKSQMKGDVHYYVESPGFGYNHMNNGGSIHPLRSPSEATPPQMSGGQILFSYDQILEITNGFSSENVIGEGGFGRVYKALMPDGRVGALKLLKAGSGQGEREFRAEVDTISRVHHRHLVSLIGYCIAEQQRVLIYEFVPNGNLDQHLHESQWNVLDWPKRMKIAIGAARGLAYLHEGCNPKIIHRDIKSSNILLDDSYEAQVADFGLARLTDDTNTHVSTRVMGTFGYMAPEYATSGKLTDRSDVFSFGVVLLELVTGRKPVDPTQPVGDESLVEWARPILLRAIETGDFSELADPRLHRQYIDSEMFRMIEAAAACIRHSAPKRPRMVQIARALDSGDQLYDLSNGVKFGQSTIYDSGQYNEDIMRFKRMANGSFADSEFDMYSSEYSSRETSGSALVPKS
- the LOC11406345 gene encoding proline-rich receptor-like protein kinase PERK13 isoform X1; the protein is MDCNEMANENKTNGTSTPLEKVSEKASAPSPSKLSTTKQSDPPEEAPSKSPPPPLAPPPHSPPPPSPSPSPPPPQAQHPPPQAQHPPPQAQHPPPQAQHPPPHSSPPPSKFSPPHSESSPPPTPPSESSPPPTPPSESSTPPTPPSSPSSSPPSPPPQPSDADSPPSQSNSPPSPQVPSAPSPSSQISPPLQNDPSLPQSASISPSSHSKPSFSPSNSDSLSKSSSSHENTGQYIGFAVAGIFVLAVMAIIFVIVIKRKDKRGNFHGMPPPKKSQMKGDVHYYVESPGFGYNHMNNGGSIHPLRSPSEATPPQMSGGQILFSYDQILEITNGFSSENVIGEGGFGRVYKALMPDGRVGALKLLKAGSGQGEREFRAEVDTISRVHHRHLVSLIGYCIAEQQRVLIYEFVPNGNLDQHLHESQWNVLDWPKRMKIAIGAARGLAYLHEGCNPKIIHRDIKSSNILLDDSYEAQVADFGLARLTDDTNTHVSTRVMGTFGYMAPEYATSGKLTDRSDVFSFGVVLLELVTGRKPVDPTQPVGDESLVEWARPILLRAIETGDFSELADPRLHRQYIDSEMFRMIEAAAACIRHSAPKRPRMVQIARALDSGDQLYDLSNGVKFGQSTIYDSGQYNEDIMRFKRMANGSFADSEFDMYSSEYSSRETSGSALVPKS